GTGGCGAGGTACGCGCGCACGCCGGCGCGAATGTGGTCGCGCCACTCGCCCTCCGCCTCGAGCGTGGCGCGCTCCACCGCGTTCACAAGAATCTCCACCCCGCCGTCGAACGCCGCGAGGAAGCAGTCCTCCTTGTCCTGGAAGTGCTCGTAGAACGTCTTGCGCGAAACGCCCGCTCCGCCCACCACGTCCGCTACCGTGGTGGCCGAGTAGCCCTTGGCTGCCACTGCGTGGGCCATCGCTTCAAGCATGCGCGCACGCTGCGAGGCAAGCACCTCCTCACGCGCGAGCCGGTGCGGGCCCCGCGGCAGGCGCCTGATCTGCCCCTCGGCACTGAGTGGCCTCACGTCCCCCATAGTGGTAAACACAAGCGTACAGTAGACCGTGGCGGAAGCGATCGACTTCGAGGCTGAGGGCCTTCTTCAGGGCGTTGAAGGCGAGGAGCGAGAGGCGCGCCGCCAGCTGCTCGAGGAGCTGGTGGCCGACGGCGCTTCGCTGGACGAGCTCAAGCGCGCCGTGGCGGAGGACCGGCTCGCGTTTCTCCCCCTGGAGCGCCTGCTGGCGGGCGAGGGCAAGTACACCCCGGCCGAGGTGGCGGAGCGATCCGGCCTGAGTCATGAGTTTCAGGACCAGCTCTTCCGCGCCCTCGGCCTCGCCCTCGCGGAGCCAGACGAGGCGGTGTACACCGATGCGGACGTGGAGGCGGCGCGCACGATCAACGTGTTCCTCGACGCGGGGTTCAGCGAGGAGACCGTGCTCGAGGTGTGCCGGGTGCTGGGCGACTCGATGGCTCGCGTGGCGGCCACGATCAGTGACGTGGCGGTGCAGACGCTCGGCAAGCCGGGCGACACGGAGCGGGACTTCGGCCTCCGCTACGTGCAGATCACGCGCGCGCTCGAGCCCGAGCTCGAGCCGCTGATCCTGCACGTGCTCAACCTCCATGAGCGCGAGCGCGCGAAGCGGGTGGTGGTGAGCCGCGCGGACATCGCGGCCGGGAGCCTCGGCGGGTCCACCCCCATCGCCGTGTGCTTCGCCGACCTCGTGGACTTCACCCGGCTCGGCGAGGACGTCGACGCCGTGCAGCTCGGCCAGGTGGCGGGCCGGCTCACCGACCTCGCGCTGGAGGCGGCCGTGCCGCCCGTGCGCCTCGTGAAGACCATCGGCGACGCCGTGATGCTCGTGAGCCCGCGCGAGACCGATCCGCTGCTCGACACCGCCCTCTCCCTGCTCGAGCGCTGCTCCGAGCTCGGGGAGGACTTCCCGCAGCTGCGAGTGGGCATGGCCTACGGCGAGGGACTCGGGCGCGCCGGCGATTGGTACGGCCGCCCCGTGAACCTCGCGAGCCGCGTGACCGCATACGCGCGCCCCGGGGCTGTGCTCGCCACGAACGAGGTGCGCGAGGAGGCGAACGGCGACTACAGCTGGTCGAAGGCCGGCATCCGGCGCTTCAAGGGGATCAAGGAGCCCGTTGGGCTGCTGCGGGTGCGGCGGCCGTCACAAGAGACTTCTGAAGCTGACGCTCGGGACTGATCTTCACCACGTCCCACACGAGGCCGAGCTTCTCCATCGCCGTGATCAGCAGCCCGCCCGGGTCGAGCGCGAGCTCCCACCAGCGCAGGCCGTGCCGCGCGGACGTGGGAAAGGCGTGGTGGTTGTGGTGCCAGGCCTCGCCGAACGACAGCACGGACAGCCACGCGACGTTGGTGGACTTGTCCGTGGTGTGGAAGCGCCGGCGCCCGAAGAAGTGGCAGACGGAATTGATGCTCCAGGTGACGTGATGGAGCAGGAAGATCCGCACGGCGCCACCCCACAGGAGGCCGAGCAGCGCGTCCTCGAGAGAGCCGCCGATCACGTAGCCGAGCGCGAACGGAATCACCAGGCTGAGGAACATCAGGGGGAAGAAACCCGCGCTGATCGCGCGCAGCCCGCGGTCCTTCATCAGGTCGGGGGCGAAGCGCATCTTCTCCGCGCGTCCCGCGCCCTCGAACATCCAGCCGATGTGCGCGTGCCAGAGGCCCTGGACCGTCGCGAACGGCCCGCTGCCATGGGTGGTGTGCGGGCTGTGCGGGTCGCCCTCCTCGTCGGCAAAGGCATGGTGCTTGCGGTGATCCGCCACCCAGGTGATCACCGGCCCCTCGACCGCCATCGATCCGAGCACGGCGAACAGGTAGCGCACCGGGCGCGAGGTGTCGAAGGAGCGGTGCGTGAAGAGGCGATGGAAGCCCACCGTGATGCCGAGCCCGGTGAGCCAGTACATCACCACCATCACCGTGAGCTGCGTCCAGCCGACGAACTCATTCCAGAGCAGCACGAGCGCGGCGAGGAAGCACAGGAACGGCACGACGACGACGATCAGGTTCGCGATCCGGTGGGCGCGCGTCATTTTGCGTGCGGGAATCTACCCGCTCAACGCGTTTTCTCACCCTCGAGCCACGCCAGCACGTCCGCGGCATGACGGTCCGGCGGGAACACCGGATAGAAGACGTGCTGGATGCGGCCCTCGCGCGCGATCAGGGTGAGGCGCTTGTAGAGGGTCATGCCGGCGGTGTCGAAGGTGGGAAGGTCCAGTGCCCTCGCCAGCTCGAGCTGCGGATCGCTCAGGATCGCGTACGGCAGCCCCACCCGTTCGGCGAATTCGTGCTGGTCCTCGAGGCTCTGCGTGGAGAGGCCGTGGAGGCGAGCGCCGGCGCGTTCGAACTCCGCGTTCAGGTCGCGGAAC
This genomic interval from Thermoleophilaceae bacterium contains the following:
- a CDS encoding TetR/AcrR family transcriptional regulator, encoding MRPLSAEGQIRRLPRGPHRLAREEVLASQRARMLEAMAHAVAAKGYSATTVADVVGGAGVSRKTFYEHFQDKEDCFLAAFDGGVEILVNAVERATLEAEGEWRDHIRAGVRAYLATLAAVPDFARTFLVEVLAAGPRALERRGEVHRRFAELLKALHESYRADHPEEIPQLPDEVFIATVGAVNELVSDRVRSGRTADLPELEPVISYLQIAFLAGHGQAERVLHGE
- a CDS encoding adenylate cyclase regulatory domain-containing protein, which produces MAEAIDFEAEGLLQGVEGEEREARRQLLEELVADGASLDELKRAVAEDRLAFLPLERLLAGEGKYTPAEVAERSGLSHEFQDQLFRALGLALAEPDEAVYTDADVEAARTINVFLDAGFSEETVLEVCRVLGDSMARVAATISDVAVQTLGKPGDTERDFGLRYVQITRALEPELEPLILHVLNLHERERAKRVVVSRADIAAGSLGGSTPIAVCFADLVDFTRLGEDVDAVQLGQVAGRLTDLALEAAVPPVRLVKTIGDAVMLVSPRETDPLLDTALSLLERCSELGEDFPQLRVGMAYGEGLGRAGDWYGRPVNLASRVTAYARPGAVLATNEVREEANGDYSWSKAGIRRFKGIKEPVGLLRVRRPSQETSEADARD
- a CDS encoding fatty acid desaturase, translated to MTRAHRIANLIVVVVPFLCFLAALVLLWNEFVGWTQLTVMVVMYWLTGLGITVGFHRLFTHRSFDTSRPVRYLFAVLGSMAVEGPVITWVADHRKHHAFADEEGDPHSPHTTHGSGPFATVQGLWHAHIGWMFEGAGRAEKMRFAPDLMKDRGLRAISAGFFPLMFLSLVIPFALGYVIGGSLEDALLGLLWGGAVRIFLLHHVTWSINSVCHFFGRRRFHTTDKSTNVAWLSVLSFGEAWHHNHHAFPTSARHGLRWWELALDPGGLLITAMEKLGLVWDVVKISPERQLQKSLVTAAAPAAAQRAP
- a CDS encoding peroxiredoxin, translated to MARDFTTLPDGLPVPEDDGAADHLPGMEMPDLRLPSTSGADISVRQPGTLVLYVYPRTGRPGEPLTPGWDDIPGARGCTPESCAFRDLNAEFERAGARLHGLSTQSLEDQHEFAERVGLPYAILSDPQLELARALDLPTFDTAGMTLYKRLTLIAREGRIQHVFYPVFPPDRHAADVLAWLEGEKTR